A genomic window from Salvia hispanica cultivar TCC Black 2014 chromosome 5, UniMelb_Shisp_WGS_1.0, whole genome shotgun sequence includes:
- the LOC125187531 gene encoding putative ankyrin repeat protein RF_0381 codes for MTEAKDDQPQLAPTPSSTHILKLKDNDVSISMPTTSHMEDVHDQHHAAKEILSPNIEAGKHTAKISEEEEDDDDAEEENPDHQSMYRAATKGNWEEAKILLNKDEKLGWIEITEQSDRAIHLAVSGKHREFVRQLIEMVGWEMLELYDGKGYTPCCYAIMAGDLELVRIMMEANPFIANLSNFYGTTPFALAISFGKTEIVQYYLTTVTEIKGLSREQWFNILLVAISSKMFDVALIILEMRSSLALMKGVDNRTALHVLSQMDISSGDGKKRKALRCLSEKLWTNIQDLGRNGVLQLMKSPPLILHEAAKVGNLDLIKMITTDYPDLLAHTDDKHGYSIFHIIVIHRKENILQLLEKARFVKDFNAVLQDKDGNNLLHSAAKSASKRLKGLEVVGEHDVHMQNAIAWFEKLKNTVPPYYQEMRNKKGYTPEELFWKEHEEMLATSEEYTKKTAESCMLISTLVLTLVFAAAFAPPGGFDQVTGIPLLLKNKWFSVFILFQVLALSSSTLSILGFWSIISSNFPEHQFFMLPRLLRISMCALLLSILFVISAFLSAFFLIFVQHRKALVLAFMLPLYLLLLLGISYQFIKVTLKTSRLEYYRLTRASSGKYESLSSRVHTFGASKFSVFSSYFR; via the exons ATGACTGAAGCAAAGGACGATCAGCCTCAACTTGCTCCAACACCATCGTCGACTCACATTCTGAAACTGAAAG ATAATGATGTCTCAATTTCTATGCCGACAACCTCTCATATGGAGGATGTCCATGATCAACATCACGCTGCAAAAG AAATATTATCGCCGAATATTGAAGCTGGAAAACACACCGCAAAGATAtcggaagaagaagaagacgacgaCGACGCAGAAGAAG AGAATCCTGACCACCAATCAATGTATAGAGCTGCAACAAAAGGCAACTGGGAAGAAGCTAAAATTCTTCTGAACAAAGATGAGAAGTTAGGTTGGATAGAGATAACGGAACAAAGCGACAGAGCCATTCATTTAGCTGTTTCAGGGAAACACAGAGAGTTCGTCCGCCAACTCATCGAAATGGTGGGATGGGAGATGTTAGAGCTGTACGATGGCAAAGGCTACACACCGTGTTGCTATGCCATAATGGCTGGTGACCTTGAACTCGTTCGTATAATGATGGAGGCCAACCCATTCATCGCCAATCTATCAAACTTCTATGGGACGACGCCCTTTGCACTCGCCATCTCCTTTGGAAAAACAGAAATAGTTCAGTATTATCTGACTACTGTCACTGAGATCAAAGGTTTATCCAGAGAGCAATGGTTTAATATCTTGCTCGTCGCTATAAGCAGCAAAATGTTTG ATGTTGCTTTGATAATATTGGAAATGAGATCTAGTCTTGCGTTAATGAAGGGTGTCGATAATCGAACAGCTCTACACGTTCTGTCTCAAATGGATATCTCATCAG GAGATGGTAAGAAGAGGAAGGCTCTTCGTTGCTTGTCCGAGAAGCTGTGGACTAATATTCAAGATTTGGGAAGGAATGGGGTGTTGCAGTTGATGAAAAGTCCTCCGTTAATTCTACACGAGGCAGCAAAAGTAGGCAACCTGGATCTTATAAAGATGATCACAACTGACTACCCTGATCTCTTAGCACACACGGATGACAAGCACGGATACTCCATCTTTCACATCATTGTTATCCATCGAAAAGAGAATATCCTCCAACTCCTCGAGAAGGCAAGGTTCGTTAAAGACTTCAACGCTGTCTTGCAAGACAAAGATGGCAACAACCTCTTGCATTCAGCTGCGAAATCAGCATCCAAGCGTCTAAAGGGGCTGGAGGTTGTTGGCGAGCACGATGTTCATATGCAAAATGCGATCGCCTGGTTTGAG AAATTGAAGAACACTGTCCCACCTTATTATCAGGAGATGAGAAACAAAAAGGGGTATACGCCCGAAGAGCTATTCTGGAAGGAGCATGAGGAAATGTTGGCAACAAGCGAAGAATACACGAAGAAAACTGCAGAATCATGCATGCTTATCTCAACACTTGTTCTGACATTGGTGTTTGCGGCTGCCTTTGCTCCCCCTGGAGGGTTCGACCAAGTGACGGGGATACCTTTGCTATTGAAGAACAAATGGTTCTCAGTTTTCATCTTATTCCAAGTCTTGGCATTGTCTAGCTCAACCTTGAGCATCTTAGGTTTTTGGTCCATCATTTCGTCCAACTTCCCAGAACACCAATTCTTCATGTTGCCGCGTCTCCTGAGGATATCAATGTGTGCTCTCTTACTGTCCATCTTATTCGTCATCTCTGCTTTCTTGTCTGCCTTCTTTTTGATCTTTGTTCAGCACAGAAAAGCGCTCGTCTTGGCATTTATGCTTCCTCTTTACTTGTTGCTCCTTCTTGGAATTTCGTACCAGTTTATAAAGGTAACACTCAAGACCAGCCGTCTAGAGTATTATCGCCTGACTAGAGCGAGCTCAGGTAAGTACGAGAGTTTGAGTAGTCGTGTACACACTTTTGGAGCCTCCAAATTTTCTgtattttcttcttattttcgTTAG